Proteins from a single region of Chryseomicrobium sp. FSL W7-1435:
- a CDS encoding SDR family oxidoreductase, whose protein sequence is MKILVTGATGKLGSKVVESLLKTVSANDLVVSVRNPEKAEELRSRGVEVRQGDFDHPETLDTAFKGIDRILIISADGDNETRIRQHANAVHAAERAGVKFIAYTSLANATDSKILLAPPHVATEAAISKTGIPYSFLRNNWYLENEIGSIQGTIAGAPWVTSAGEGKVGWALQQDYAEAAAAVLVGQGHENTTYELSGPLLTQQELVSALGNVVGKDIPVQQVSDEEYAEIMKGLGLPDFVIPLVVGIQEGIRNGSLEVNSSDFEKVLGRPVTPLNEALDRLVNEISKTK, encoded by the coding sequence ATGAAAATTTTAGTTACTGGAGCAACAGGGAAATTAGGGTCAAAGGTTGTCGAATCATTATTGAAGACAGTATCTGCAAATGATTTGGTCGTGAGTGTCCGAAATCCAGAGAAAGCAGAAGAACTTCGTAGTCGTGGAGTAGAAGTGCGACAAGGAGATTTTGATCACCCTGAGACATTGGATACTGCTTTTAAAGGCATTGACCGAATATTAATTATTTCTGCAGATGGTGACAATGAAACAAGAATTCGCCAACACGCGAATGCTGTTCACGCAGCTGAACGCGCAGGGGTAAAATTTATTGCTTATACAAGTTTAGCCAATGCAACAGACAGCAAAATTCTCTTAGCTCCACCTCATGTTGCAACAGAAGCAGCTATTAGTAAAACGGGTATTCCATATTCGTTCTTACGTAATAACTGGTATTTGGAAAACGAAATTGGAAGTATTCAAGGTACTATCGCCGGAGCTCCATGGGTCACTTCTGCTGGAGAAGGTAAAGTAGGCTGGGCACTACAACAAGACTATGCAGAGGCAGCTGCAGCCGTACTTGTTGGACAAGGTCACGAAAATACGACTTATGAACTCTCTGGTCCTCTTTTGACTCAACAAGAATTGGTATCTGCGCTTGGAAATGTAGTAGGGAAAGACATCCCTGTCCAACAAGTTAGTGATGAAGAATATGCAGAGATCATGAAAGGCCTAGGTTTACCTGATTTTGTGATTCCATTGGTAGTAGGGATTCAAGAAGGCATTCGTAACGGTTCCCTTGAAGTAAATAGCAGTGATTTTGAGAAAGTGCTAGGTCGTCCTGTTACTCCGCTTAACGAAGCACTCGACCGACTTGTTAATGAAATTTCAAAAACAAAATAA
- a CDS encoding alpha/beta hydrolase — MEICIEVEGATIWTKQTGTGTLPVLLVSGGPGAADYMDAVANLLVDDCKVIQFDPRGCGRSTGDGTTYRVDACLRDIEEIRKQYGFSQWTVVGHSWGADLGLVYALKYPDAIRGFLSMAGTGIQNDRDWKEAYVANKQSQGEELPEFLYAPNREVHRSLLTSWRDFIKYPDLLNNLAKLDVPTLFVAGGEDIRPSWPIQQLAKLVPRANYIEVDGAGHYLWLSKREILKRLLIKFITSPRLKETTHENHKI, encoded by the coding sequence ATGGAGATATGTATAGAAGTTGAAGGGGCAACGATTTGGACAAAGCAAACAGGCACAGGAACCTTACCTGTCTTACTCGTAAGTGGCGGGCCGGGAGCGGCAGATTATATGGATGCCGTAGCAAACCTACTAGTTGATGACTGCAAGGTCATTCAGTTTGATCCACGGGGTTGTGGACGGTCGACGGGAGACGGGACAACCTATAGGGTGGACGCCTGCTTACGCGATATCGAGGAAATTCGAAAGCAGTATGGATTTAGTCAATGGACCGTGGTTGGTCATTCATGGGGGGCGGACTTGGGGTTGGTGTACGCACTCAAGTATCCTGATGCAATCCGCGGCTTTCTTTCCATGGCTGGGACAGGCATTCAAAATGATCGTGACTGGAAAGAGGCTTACGTTGCAAATAAACAATCACAAGGTGAAGAATTACCTGAATTTCTCTACGCTCCGAACAGAGAGGTACACAGAAGTCTTCTCACTTCATGGAGAGACTTCATTAAATATCCGGACTTGTTGAACAATCTTGCAAAACTCGATGTACCGACGCTCTTTGTAGCAGGGGGAGAAGATATTCGCCCCTCATGGCCAATTCAGCAACTTGCCAAGCTGGTTCCTCGTGCGAACTATATAGAAGTCGATGGCGCAGGGCATTATCTTTGGCTCAGTAAGAGGGAAATATTGAAGCGACTACTCATAAAGTTTATTACCTCACCAAGGTTAAAGGAGACAACTCATGAAAATCATAAAATATGA
- a CDS encoding GNAT family protein codes for MITSHTIRITPFTENFREALEKFELPEEQRQFTSLPVEKMNSPLVEESALHVVILNAEEPVGYFTLEEGKKLAKYSSNTKAKLLTSFSINQQHQGKGYAKTALHQLPDLIKTTFPHVDELVLGVNQRNEAAASLYRKIGFVDNREVFVGPKGPQNIMHLPIV; via the coding sequence GTGATTACATCTCATACTATTCGTATAACCCCCTTTACCGAAAACTTCCGAGAAGCGCTTGAAAAATTTGAACTTCCAGAAGAACAACGACAGTTTACGAGTTTACCTGTAGAAAAGATGAACAGTCCGTTAGTTGAAGAGTCCGCGCTACATGTCGTCATTTTAAATGCTGAAGAACCAGTTGGCTACTTTACATTAGAAGAAGGAAAGAAGCTTGCAAAGTATTCTTCAAACACGAAGGCAAAGCTCCTTACCTCATTTTCAATTAATCAGCAGCATCAAGGAAAAGGCTACGCCAAAACAGCCCTTCACCAGCTACCTGATTTAATAAAAACTACTTTTCCACATGTGGATGAACTTGTACTCGGGGTTAATCAACGAAATGAGGCAGCAGCCTCACTGTACCGAAAAATAGGATTTGTGGATAACAGGGAAGTATTTGTGGGTCCTAAAGGTCCGCAGAACATTATGCATTTACCGATAGTTTGA
- a CDS encoding GNAT family N-acetyltransferase encodes MKIIKYEPRYEEGWLRCRVLAYLHTSMYEDVKTEKPQFPGRPTIELIALEDDMVVGILDMVLDTEEIQTSFLAKGLGAFLSVIAVHPDYQGRGIGQKLYEAALEELEKTPIEFIELYTRGDEPANNFYKKLGFELRLETYDVFGVEHSLGKEVVIKGMKNQRLLVETEDGQECKYTLVDGVYEVYDLAALDEIDYDRYYPSRGYYKKL; translated from the coding sequence ATGAAAATCATAAAATATGAGCCCCGTTACGAAGAAGGATGGCTACGTTGTAGAGTACTCGCTTATTTACATACATCCATGTACGAAGATGTCAAAACTGAAAAACCTCAGTTTCCTGGAAGACCCACTATTGAATTGATTGCATTAGAAGATGACATGGTCGTAGGAATTCTCGACATGGTACTGGACACTGAAGAAATACAAACATCCTTTTTAGCGAAAGGACTCGGTGCTTTTCTAAGTGTGATAGCTGTTCATCCAGATTACCAGGGTAGAGGAATTGGACAAAAATTATATGAAGCTGCTTTGGAGGAATTAGAGAAAACGCCTATAGAATTTATTGAGCTATACACGCGCGGAGACGAGCCTGCAAACAACTTTTATAAAAAACTCGGATTTGAGTTACGCTTGGAAACATACGATGTCTTTGGTGTTGAACACAGTCTTGGGAAAGAAGTTGTGATCAAAGGTATGAAGAATCAGCGGTTACTCGTAGAAACAGAGGATGGACAAGAGTGCAAATACACTTTAGTGGATGGCGTATATGAAGTCTATGATTTAGCCGCTCTTGATGAAATTGATTATGACAGATACTATCCTTCCCGTGGGTATTATAAAAAGCTCTAG
- a CDS encoding S8 family serine peptidase, producing the protein MKRLWVILLALVLAFPLGTGGQASAETLPVVDEEIFEALVTADVAEVIVTFHGEGPVQPSQLDLLEEAGVSTGMSLKSLPMVGVLASQQAVERLAQMPEVRSIFLNEELTYFNADATAITGVDKARTDAKFKEMNGGFPVSGAGVGVVVNDSGVDGTHKDHEFGRNLVQNVMGSLNLNALAPKLLPVSYVENVVNTDTNSGHGTHVAGTVGGTGAMSSGKYEGAAPGADLIGYGSGAALFVLDGIGGFDYAITNQTRYGIRVITNSWGSSGDFEPEHPINLASKAAYDRGITVLFAAGNEGPGENTHNPYAKAPWVISVAAGVKDGTLADFSSRGTKGVGGTFTIDGLEWSWKDEPTVTAPGVDIVSTRVISPVGSLGIDQDASSLDPAHLPYYTTMSGTSMATPHVAGIVALLLEADPTLSPQEIKDILVSTSTNMPGYETWEVGAGYVNAYAALDTVFNGKEFGSTLNSNQTFASHVEANTGYDDFSIVYDPAKATSDNTTTFTVEEDISTLSAKVNAQGILKETGNPINLVLIDPDGTEYSSGISLLFPTTFDRTVTVSSPKAGTWKAEIRGLRGSEVNPVGIALPETVQGKLSFLKVGSYTGLSDIAKHPAAGAIQLGVQERLFDGLSSGKFKPDSPLLRKDLARYLVMGAGIKQTLPLSGASSFSDVKVNDGKFIEAVTAKGAALRDPSHYQTGVMVAAPSGKFSPNSAVTRAELAYSLVQALGLQQQAEEFTGTVTVQYKDERLPIDDAAQIPENLKGYVQVALDLNIVHAHFSSTQDPFALQPTVKASFSPTASVTRGEYAVAKVRYYNAFLK; encoded by the coding sequence ATGAAACGTTTATGGGTAATTTTACTTGCACTTGTCCTTGCTTTTCCTCTAGGTACGGGAGGACAGGCGTCTGCGGAGACACTTCCCGTTGTCGATGAAGAAATTTTTGAAGCATTGGTAACTGCCGATGTTGCTGAAGTGATTGTTACATTCCATGGAGAAGGTCCGGTACAGCCATCTCAACTTGACCTATTGGAAGAAGCGGGTGTGTCGACAGGTATGAGTCTAAAAAGTTTACCGATGGTCGGTGTACTTGCTTCTCAACAAGCTGTCGAACGTCTAGCTCAAATGCCGGAAGTACGATCCATTTTCTTAAACGAAGAACTTACGTATTTTAATGCAGATGCTACAGCTATCACAGGCGTAGATAAAGCGAGAACAGATGCAAAGTTTAAAGAAATGAACGGCGGATTTCCTGTATCTGGCGCCGGCGTTGGCGTCGTAGTGAATGACAGTGGGGTAGATGGCACTCATAAAGATCATGAGTTCGGCCGAAATCTTGTGCAAAATGTCATGGGTTCATTGAACTTAAATGCCCTAGCGCCTAAGCTACTTCCCGTTTCTTACGTGGAGAATGTAGTGAATACAGATACAAACTCTGGACACGGGACGCACGTAGCAGGAACTGTCGGTGGAACAGGAGCCATGTCTTCAGGCAAATATGAAGGAGCCGCACCAGGTGCCGATCTTATCGGGTATGGTTCTGGCGCAGCACTATTTGTTTTAGATGGAATTGGAGGTTTTGATTACGCCATTACAAATCAAACACGTTATGGCATACGTGTCATCACCAACTCCTGGGGTTCAAGTGGAGATTTTGAACCAGAGCATCCAATCAACTTAGCAAGTAAAGCAGCATATGACCGAGGAATTACCGTGTTGTTTGCGGCAGGTAATGAAGGTCCGGGAGAAAATACGCATAATCCTTATGCCAAAGCACCATGGGTCATCTCGGTAGCGGCTGGTGTGAAAGATGGGACGCTTGCTGACTTTTCTTCTCGCGGTACAAAAGGTGTAGGAGGAACGTTCACGATAGACGGTCTGGAATGGTCATGGAAAGATGAACCAACAGTTACAGCACCAGGTGTAGACATTGTATCTACTCGTGTCATCTCACCTGTGGGTTCACTTGGTATCGACCAAGATGCCAGCTCGCTCGATCCGGCTCATCTGCCTTACTACACAACGATGAGCGGTACATCGATGGCAACACCACATGTCGCTGGGATAGTGGCATTGCTACTAGAGGCAGACCCAACATTGTCACCGCAGGAAATAAAAGATATTCTCGTGTCGACTTCGACTAATATGCCAGGTTATGAAACATGGGAAGTGGGGGCGGGGTACGTCAATGCCTACGCTGCTCTGGATACCGTCTTTAACGGAAAAGAGTTTGGTTCTACATTGAACAGCAATCAGACATTTGCAAGCCATGTAGAAGCGAACACAGGATACGATGATTTCTCTATTGTCTACGACCCGGCAAAAGCAACATCAGACAACACGACAACGTTTACAGTAGAGGAAGATATCAGCACATTATCTGCAAAAGTGAACGCGCAAGGGATTTTAAAAGAAACAGGAAATCCGATTAATCTAGTCTTGATCGATCCAGATGGGACGGAATACAGTTCAGGGATCAGCCTGCTTTTTCCTACTACTTTTGACCGGACTGTTACTGTTTCTTCACCAAAGGCAGGAACATGGAAAGCAGAAATCCGAGGATTAAGAGGATCGGAAGTAAATCCTGTTGGAATTGCTTTACCTGAAACCGTTCAAGGAAAGTTGTCGTTTTTAAAAGTGGGCAGCTATACAGGATTATCAGATATTGCTAAACATCCAGCCGCTGGAGCTATTCAATTAGGCGTACAGGAACGATTGTTTGATGGTTTGTCATCGGGAAAGTTTAAACCTGACAGTCCATTACTTCGAAAAGATTTGGCACGGTATTTAGTCATGGGAGCGGGTATCAAACAAACGCTTCCTCTATCCGGAGCGAGCAGTTTTTCAGATGTTAAAGTAAATGATGGAAAATTCATCGAGGCAGTTACAGCAAAAGGAGCCGCACTACGTGACCCATCGCATTATCAAACAGGTGTTATGGTTGCGGCGCCTAGCGGGAAGTTCTCACCTAATTCTGCCGTTACAAGAGCAGAACTTGCCTACTCGTTAGTCCAGGCATTAGGTCTACAACAACAAGCAGAAGAATTTACTGGAACTGTTACAGTGCAGTACAAAGATGAACGACTTCCAATTGACGATGCAGCACAAATTCCTGAGAATCTAAAAGGGTATGTGCAAGTCGCGCTAGACCTGAATATTGTACATGCTCATTTTTCAAGTACCCAAGATCCTTTTGCACTTCAACCTACTGTGAAAGCGTCATTCTCACCAACAGCTTCGGTTACGCGTGGGGAATATGCTGTCGCAAAAGTTCGTTATTACAACGCATTTTTAAAATAA
- a CDS encoding S8 family serine peptidase produces MKRRNGIISALLATSMLLAATVSAEVNVKSGIPHGAVIDPELQETFAKGASFAEVIVTFEDEVLDERSEILQELGVNAGVHLKSLPMTGLVASAELVNQLAKHPDVESIYENRALAYETADATQMTGVDALRTDAALTKANGGFPITGKGIGVVINDSGVDGTHKDHAFGDHLVQNVLGSTNLHAVSELLPISYVENVPNTDSNSGHGTHVAGIVGGTGAMSSGKYEGAAPGANLIGYGSGAGVAMLDTLGGFDYALTHQREYNIRIITNSWGDTSQAGKAFDPADPINVATKQLYDRGIITVFSAGNSGPTAGTISGNYKKAPWVITVAAGDKSYQLADFSSRGQAGVDGTVTVDGETWKWEDRPTVTAPGSKIVSTRVISPLPLLGVSSDATDIDPAHIPFYTTMSGTSMAAPHVAGIVALMLEADPTLTGLEIKEILETTAKPMEGYEKWEAGAGYVDAYSAVKHVMNSKSN; encoded by the coding sequence ATGAAACGACGTAATGGAATCATTTCTGCTTTACTCGCTACATCGATGCTTCTAGCTGCGACAGTGTCAGCAGAAGTGAATGTAAAATCCGGTATCCCTCATGGAGCTGTAATAGATCCTGAACTGCAAGAAACATTTGCAAAAGGAGCTTCTTTTGCAGAGGTTATCGTCACATTTGAAGATGAAGTACTAGACGAACGCTCAGAAATTCTACAAGAACTGGGTGTTAATGCAGGGGTTCACTTAAAAAGTTTGCCGATGACCGGCCTTGTTGCCTCTGCAGAACTTGTGAACCAATTGGCGAAACACCCCGATGTTGAATCCATTTATGAAAATCGAGCACTAGCCTACGAAACGGCGGATGCCACTCAAATGACAGGTGTGGATGCTCTTCGAACGGATGCTGCACTCACAAAAGCAAATGGCGGTTTTCCTATTACCGGGAAGGGAATTGGTGTGGTCATCAATGACAGTGGTGTAGATGGAACTCATAAAGATCATGCATTTGGCGATCACCTTGTACAAAACGTGCTAGGTTCAACGAACTTACATGCTGTTTCAGAATTGCTACCGATTTCATACGTGGAAAACGTTCCAAATACAGATTCCAATTCGGGTCATGGCACACATGTAGCAGGAATTGTTGGAGGAACAGGAGCCATGTCATCTGGAAAGTATGAAGGAGCAGCACCTGGCGCTAACTTGATCGGCTATGGATCTGGAGCAGGGGTTGCTATGCTGGATACTCTTGGTGGCTTTGACTATGCACTTACCCATCAACGCGAGTACAACATTCGTATCATTACCAATTCATGGGGAGACACGAGCCAAGCGGGTAAAGCGTTTGATCCGGCAGATCCGATTAATGTGGCAACCAAACAACTATATGACCGGGGCATTATAACCGTTTTCTCAGCTGGAAACTCAGGGCCAACTGCAGGCACGATTTCAGGGAACTATAAAAAAGCACCTTGGGTTATTACTGTAGCAGCAGGGGACAAGTCTTATCAGCTGGCTGATTTTTCTTCTCGAGGTCAGGCAGGTGTTGATGGTACAGTAACTGTCGACGGAGAGACATGGAAGTGGGAAGACCGTCCGACAGTAACAGCGCCAGGATCCAAAATTGTGTCTACTCGAGTCATCTCACCTCTTCCTTTACTGGGTGTGAGTTCGGATGCAACCGACATTGACCCTGCGCATATCCCCTTTTACACGACGATGAGTGGCACGTCTATGGCGGCTCCTCATGTAGCTGGAATCGTGGCTTTGATGTTAGAGGCAGATCCCACATTGACAGGGCTTGAAATTAAAGAAATTCTTGAGACTACAGCCAAGCCAATGGAAGGTTATGAAAAATGGGAGGCGGGAGCAGGCTACGTAGATGCCTATAGCGCAGTGAAACACGTGATGAATTCAAAATCAAATTAA
- a CDS encoding helix-turn-helix domain-containing protein produces MAEECKRNGTGTIETALDILVGKWKPVILFHLLDKGTLRFSELNRLVPDVTKKMLTTQLRELEYHDIINRKIYAQIPPKVEYSITEYGKGLMPLLLSMHEWGVTHLEHLDELYGKSEETIGK; encoded by the coding sequence TTGGCTGAGGAATGTAAACGAAATGGAACTGGAACGATTGAAACAGCTCTTGATATTCTTGTTGGAAAGTGGAAGCCTGTCATTCTTTTTCATCTTTTAGATAAAGGAACTTTACGCTTTAGTGAATTGAATAGATTGGTACCTGATGTAACGAAAAAGATGCTAACAACTCAATTAAGAGAATTGGAATATCATGATATAATCAATCGCAAAATATATGCACAAATCCCTCCAAAAGTTGAATATTCAATAACCGAATATGGGAAAGGATTAATGCCTCTTTTATTGTCTATGCATGAATGGGGAGTAACTCATTTAGAACACTTAGATGAACTTTACGGAAAAAGTGAAGAAACAATAGGCAAGTAA
- a CDS encoding class I SAM-dependent methyltransferase: protein MKLMNPSTLEKWLPPHSLEWYNQLSKLQGEYEYSWDSTRTEPNGESNFDLEVLHNIVNKKVLDVGCGHGEFTIKCSSFAKEIVGFDATENFVHIGNQAKGKNVSFIVGNTKNGLPFRTEEFDFVYNRKGPTSAYPSISRVLKKSGKFIGLHPGDASGKELPILFPNLFDELQGTPILNTLNQRLESSEFLQWEVEVVNSVEYLHTPLDVVKMRCFGQRPEIYKTVKELNLAIISKVFNQNATHRGLLITFSRYIVRANV, encoded by the coding sequence ATGAAGTTAATGAATCCATCAACCTTAGAAAAGTGGCTGCCACCACATTCACTCGAATGGTACAACCAACTCAGTAAGCTTCAAGGTGAATATGAATATTCTTGGGATTCTACACGAACAGAGCCTAACGGAGAATCTAATTTTGATCTAGAAGTCCTTCACAATATAGTGAATAAGAAAGTGTTGGATGTTGGATGTGGGCACGGTGAATTCACGATTAAATGCAGTTCTTTTGCAAAAGAAATAGTAGGTTTTGATGCGACAGAGAACTTTGTGCACATCGGTAATCAAGCTAAAGGAAAGAATGTATCTTTTATTGTTGGAAACACGAAAAATGGGTTGCCTTTTAGAACGGAAGAGTTTGATTTTGTTTATAACAGAAAAGGACCAACTTCCGCATATCCTTCTATTAGCAGGGTTTTAAAGAAAAGCGGGAAGTTTATTGGGCTTCACCCTGGAGATGCTTCAGGAAAAGAGCTCCCTATTTTATTTCCTAATTTATTTGATGAGTTACAAGGAACACCGATTTTAAATACCCTCAACCAAAGACTAGAATCGAGTGAGTTTTTACAATGGGAAGTGGAAGTCGTTAACAGTGTTGAATATTTACATACCCCTCTGGATGTAGTGAAAATGAGATGTTTTGGCCAAAGACCTGAAATTTATAAAACAGTGAAAGAACTAAACTTAGCTATAATTTCAAAAGTCTTCAATCAAAATGCTACTCACAGAGGTCTTCTGATAACATTTTCCCGCTATATAGTTCGTGCAAATGTTTAG
- a CDS encoding tetratricopeptide repeat protein codes for MTREQSLKEALLLREENNYIESNKILTQLADGHPEDAYIQYQCAWSYDALGEEAKAVPHYEKALQGGLDATDLENAYLGLGSTYRALGDYQKSKRVFVEALNHFPGNHALKSFYAMTLYNLGESHDAVQLLLKTLLATTTNDEIRKYKKTLAFYADHLDDKWS; via the coding sequence ATGACACGTGAACAAAGTCTAAAAGAGGCATTATTGCTTCGGGAAGAAAATAACTACATAGAATCAAATAAAATCCTTACTCAACTTGCTGATGGACATCCTGAAGATGCCTATATCCAGTACCAATGTGCCTGGAGTTATGATGCACTTGGGGAAGAAGCGAAGGCAGTGCCTCATTATGAAAAAGCACTCCAAGGTGGACTTGATGCGACAGATTTAGAAAATGCATACCTAGGGCTTGGGAGTACTTATCGCGCACTAGGAGATTATCAGAAGTCCAAACGAGTATTTGTTGAAGCATTAAATCACTTTCCAGGTAATCATGCTTTGAAATCTTTTTATGCCATGACGCTGTACAATTTAGGAGAATCGCATGACGCAGTGCAATTGCTCCTCAAAACGCTCTTAGCCACTACAACTAACGACGAAATTAGAAAGTATAAAAAAACACTCGCCTTTTATGCAGATCATTTGGATGACAAGTGGTCCTAG
- a CDS encoding GNAT family N-acetyltransferase codes for MIRKLYPHEPLPMELLLLADPSENQIHSYSRSGHCYVLEIEGQCIGVYILQQQSPQGIELMNVAVAEHWQGKGLGKQLILHAIETARVLEYASIHVATGNSSIGQLALYQRCGFRLVGIVPDYFTLHYPEPIFENGIQCRDQVRLALELKGTE; via the coding sequence ATGATACGAAAATTATATCCACATGAACCACTTCCTATGGAGCTCTTGCTGTTAGCAGACCCGTCCGAAAATCAAATTCATTCTTATAGTCGATCAGGTCATTGCTATGTCTTAGAAATTGAAGGTCAATGTATCGGTGTATACATTCTTCAACAACAATCTCCTCAGGGAATAGAGCTTATGAATGTGGCAGTCGCTGAACACTGGCAGGGGAAAGGCCTAGGGAAGCAGCTGATCCTCCATGCGATTGAAACAGCGAGGGTGCTTGAATATGCGAGTATTCATGTCGCAACCGGGAATTCTAGTATCGGGCAACTCGCGCTGTACCAAAGGTGCGGTTTCCGGTTGGTTGGGATAGTTCCAGATTATTTTACCTTGCACTATCCAGAACCCATCTTTGAAAATGGCATCCAGTGCCGAGACCAAGTGAGACTGGCTCTGGAATTGAAAGGAACTGAATAA
- a CDS encoding DUF6366 family protein → MSSKETHEQRRERLRQTELRNNPGGSIQGSGLQDLVGGLGWKGTGVLIIVLIIGALIYLTIFN, encoded by the coding sequence ATGTCATCAAAAGAGACGCATGAACAAAGACGAGAAAGACTGAGACAAACAGAGTTGCGAAATAATCCTGGGGGAAGTATTCAAGGCAGTGGGCTGCAAGATTTAGTAGGAGGCCTTGGTTGGAAAGGGACAGGAGTACTTATTATAGTGCTTATCATTGGAGCACTAATTTATCTTACGATTTTTAATTAA
- a CDS encoding DUF3221 domain-containing protein translates to MRFIRISLFFSFLLLLVGCADEEQPNISQTLKEDFRGEVTELNEDSFLIEYGANDFALLKADASILEELTIGDVVIVEIDGGINESDPLRAATKKVEVIDSTN, encoded by the coding sequence ATGAGGTTTATTAGAATTTCTTTATTTTTTAGTTTCCTTCTGCTCTTAGTCGGATGTGCGGATGAGGAGCAACCAAACATTTCTCAAACACTTAAGGAAGATTTCAGAGGCGAAGTTACAGAGCTAAATGAAGATTCATTTTTAATTGAGTATGGTGCAAATGACTTTGCTTTATTAAAAGCAGATGCATCTATCCTCGAGGAGCTCACTATTGGGGATGTAGTGATTGTAGAAATTGATGGGGGCATCAATGAATCTGATCCATTACGAGCGGCTACGAAAAAAGTTGAGGTTATTGATTCTACCAATTAG
- a CDS encoding class I SAM-dependent methyltransferase: MIPLIYDQVNTYEKDSEFLLKLLNQSSGKTVADLGCGTGRVTKKLAEAGYLVTAIDPNAEAIDYAIEHSLQSEIKWILGDSKDLQPKSYDFVIMTANVAQVFLTEESWLTTLRDIYQSLKPGGQLVFDTRNPAKRVWEYWQKDLTPDKATHPETGAALEIWTEYEGMEDDIFTFYETVKFVETGETIVREKMQLKFRSYEELMLSVKAVGFRDVVVFEDWEDKLANEQSHSFVFHAIK; this comes from the coding sequence GTGATACCTCTTATTTATGATCAAGTAAATACATATGAAAAAGATAGCGAGTTTTTATTGAAACTGCTGAACCAATCAAGTGGAAAGACTGTAGCGGATTTAGGGTGTGGTACAGGAAGAGTGACGAAAAAATTAGCGGAAGCGGGTTACCTTGTGACAGCAATTGACCCTAACGCAGAGGCTATCGATTATGCGATAGAGCATAGCTTACAATCTGAAATTAAATGGATTTTAGGTGACAGTAAAGACCTGCAACCTAAATCATACGATTTTGTCATCATGACCGCCAATGTAGCACAAGTCTTCCTGACAGAAGAAAGTTGGTTAACGACTCTTAGAGATATCTACCAAAGTTTAAAGCCTGGTGGACAGCTTGTTTTTGACACAAGAAATCCTGCAAAAAGAGTGTGGGAATACTGGCAGAAGGATCTAACACCAGATAAAGCAACACATCCAGAAACCGGAGCAGCTTTAGAAATTTGGACGGAGTACGAAGGGATGGAAGATGACATCTTTACATTTTATGAAACTGTAAAATTTGTTGAAACGGGAGAAACGATTGTACGTGAAAAAATGCAATTGAAGTTTCGTAGTTACGAAGAACTTATGCTTTCTGTAAAAGCAGTCGGATTTAGAGATGTTGTGGTGTTCGAAGATTGGGAAGACAAACTGGCAAATGAACAATCTCATTCGTTTGTGTTTCATGCCATAAAATGA